The Streptomyces sp. NL15-2K genome contains a region encoding:
- a CDS encoding NAD(P)-dependent alcohol dehydrogenase gives MRIQAAVFDKQDGPFQLQDVELDEPGAGEVLVRIAATGICHTDGLARHGDLPFPAPGVLGHEGAGVVIAVGPDVTSVREGDHVVIGWPWCGECRNCLAGEPRYCARLGELLISGVRPGTGSSALRRPDGGALHGHFFGQSSFATHSLTRASSLVKVPHDVPLDLLGPLACGLSTGAGAVLNTLRPQTGSSLVIYGTGSVGLAAVMAARNSGATTIIAVDRHTSRLELAAEIGATHTVNAADTDPVTAVHDICGGPADNALECTGIISVVRQAADSVGMLGTCALIGGAPAGAEFTLDHLTTLWGKRIVGILGGSGRSTQLIGALIELYRQGRFPMDRLVSWFSFDQIEQALQASYAGDVIKPIVRMPS, from the coding sequence ATGCGTATACAAGCCGCCGTTTTCGACAAGCAGGACGGCCCGTTCCAGCTCCAGGACGTCGAGTTGGACGAGCCGGGCGCCGGCGAGGTCCTCGTGCGGATCGCGGCCACCGGCATCTGCCACACCGATGGCCTGGCACGTCACGGTGATCTTCCATTCCCCGCCCCCGGGGTGCTCGGCCACGAAGGCGCCGGTGTCGTGATCGCGGTGGGTCCCGACGTCACGTCGGTACGGGAAGGCGACCACGTCGTGATCGGCTGGCCCTGGTGCGGAGAGTGCCGCAACTGCCTGGCCGGTGAGCCCCGCTACTGCGCCCGGCTCGGCGAGCTCCTCATCAGCGGAGTCCGGCCGGGGACCGGGTCCTCGGCCCTGCGCCGCCCGGACGGGGGCGCCCTCCACGGACACTTCTTCGGCCAGTCGTCGTTCGCCACGCACTCCCTGACGCGGGCCAGCAGCCTGGTGAAGGTCCCGCACGACGTCCCCCTCGACCTGCTCGGACCCCTGGCCTGCGGGCTGTCCACCGGAGCGGGCGCCGTGCTGAACACGCTTCGCCCGCAAACCGGCTCCAGTCTCGTGATCTACGGCACCGGCTCGGTGGGACTGGCCGCCGTCATGGCGGCCCGCAACAGCGGCGCGACCACGATCATCGCGGTCGACCGGCACACCTCCCGGCTGGAGCTGGCGGCAGAAATCGGCGCCACACACACCGTGAACGCCGCCGACACGGACCCCGTCACCGCCGTGCACGACATCTGCGGCGGGCCCGCCGACAACGCCCTGGAGTGCACCGGCATCATCTCCGTCGTCCGCCAGGCCGCGGACTCGGTCGGCATGCTCGGCACCTGCGCGCTCATCGGCGGCGCCCCGGCGGGAGCCGAGTTCACCCTTGACCATCTCACCACCCTGTGGGGCAAGCGCATCGTCGGCATCCTCGGCGGCAGCGGTCGCAGCACCCAACTCATCGGCGCGCTCATCGAGTTGTACCGCCAGGGCCGCTTCCCCATGGACCGCCTCGTCTCCTGGTTCTCCTTCGACCAGATCGAGCAGGCGCTTCAGGCGTCGTACGCCGGCGACGTCATCAAGCCGATCGTCCGCATGCCCTCCTGA
- a CDS encoding aldehyde dehydrogenase family protein produces MSLTRELFIGGKDAPALSGRTAEDIDPYTGEVYATVAAAGPEDVTRAVDAADAAFAEWAAVTPFARRAIFLKAADLLDARAEQVAEIMAHEVGGTVPWAFFNVALAANILREAAAAITAPRGEVLSAQEEGALGLAVREPLGVVAAFAPWNAPVILGVRAVAAPLAAGNTVVVKPSEDAPIACGLLVADVLREAGLPDGVLNVVTNAREDAAEIAETLIADPRVRTVNFTGSTEVGRIIGTHAAKHLKPAVLELGGKNAVIVLDDADVDYAVDAVTFSVFMNSGQICMSGDRILVHESLAEEFTRKFTAKVAALQAGDPAHPHTVVGPLVTTSAAQRVAALVEDAVAKGATVLTGGGQPTGAVHAATVLTGVPQDADLYYAEAFGPVCVVETFRDDDAAVAVANDTDHGLSCGIITENATHGLSVARRIRTGIVHINDQSVADEPHVPFGGVKASGYGRFGGRWGIEAFSNTRWVTIATQQAHYPF; encoded by the coding sequence ATGTCTCTCACCCGTGAACTTTTCATCGGCGGCAAGGATGCGCCCGCCCTCTCCGGCCGTACCGCCGAGGACATCGACCCCTACACCGGCGAGGTCTACGCGACCGTCGCCGCGGCCGGCCCGGAGGATGTGACCCGGGCCGTGGACGCCGCTGACGCGGCATTCGCCGAATGGGCCGCGGTCACGCCCTTCGCCCGTCGCGCGATCTTCCTCAAGGCGGCGGATCTGCTGGACGCACGTGCCGAGCAGGTGGCCGAGATCATGGCCCACGAGGTCGGCGGTACCGTCCCCTGGGCGTTCTTCAACGTGGCGCTGGCGGCGAACATCCTGCGGGAGGCCGCCGCCGCGATCACCGCTCCGCGAGGCGAGGTGCTCAGCGCACAGGAGGAAGGCGCACTCGGCCTGGCCGTGCGGGAACCACTGGGCGTGGTCGCGGCGTTCGCGCCGTGGAACGCCCCGGTCATCCTCGGCGTCCGGGCCGTGGCGGCCCCCCTGGCCGCCGGCAACACCGTCGTCGTCAAGCCCAGCGAGGACGCGCCGATCGCCTGCGGACTGCTCGTCGCGGACGTGCTACGCGAGGCGGGACTGCCCGACGGGGTGCTCAACGTGGTCACCAACGCCCGCGAGGACGCGGCGGAGATCGCAGAGACGCTGATCGCCGATCCCCGGGTGCGTACCGTGAACTTCACCGGCTCCACCGAGGTCGGCCGGATCATCGGCACCCACGCGGCGAAGCACCTCAAGCCGGCCGTGCTCGAACTGGGCGGCAAGAACGCGGTGATCGTCCTGGACGACGCGGACGTGGACTACGCCGTCGACGCCGTCACCTTCAGCGTGTTCATGAACTCCGGGCAGATCTGCATGTCCGGCGACCGCATCCTCGTACACGAGTCGCTGGCCGAGGAGTTCACCCGGAAGTTCACCGCCAAGGTCGCCGCCCTCCAGGCCGGCGACCCCGCCCACCCGCACACCGTCGTGGGACCGCTGGTCACCACATCGGCGGCACAGCGCGTCGCCGCTCTGGTGGAGGACGCGGTCGCCAAGGGCGCCACCGTGCTGACGGGAGGCGGACAGCCGACGGGCGCGGTGCATGCGGCGACCGTGCTCACCGGCGTTCCCCAGGACGCGGACTTGTACTACGCCGAGGCCTTCGGGCCGGTCTGCGTCGTCGAGACGTTCCGCGACGACGACGCTGCCGTGGCCGTCGCCAACGACACCGACCATGGTCTGAGCTGCGGCATCATCACCGAGAACGCCACCCACGGGCTGAGCGTCGCCCGCCGCATCCGTACCGGCATCGTGCACATCAACGACCAATCCGTGGCCGACGAGCCCCACGTCCCCTTCGGCGGCGTGAAGGCCTCCGGATACGGCCGGTTCGGCGGCCGGTGGGGCATCGAGGCGTTCTCCAACACCCGCTGGGTGACCATCGCCACCCAACAGGCCCACTACCCCTTCTGA
- a CDS encoding transposase gives MKNSAVLPVVEALHDGSYLSEIVAARDKNRRADPVTVRVIEYTLGTGADGMVYRLITTILDPQAASAADLAAPYAQRWEIETTLDEIKTHQGGARLVLRSQHPAGVEQEIYAFLLVHHALRRPDARSSQPGRT, from the coding sequence GTGAAGAACAGCGCGGTCCTGCCCGTGGTCGAGGCCCTTCACGATGGCTCGTACCTGTCCGAGATCGTCGCCGCGCGGGACAAGAACCGCCGCGCCGACCCGGTCACCGTCCGGGTCATCGAGTACACCCTCGGCACAGGTGCGGACGGCATGGTCTACCGACTGATCACCACGATCCTGGACCCGCAGGCCGCCTCGGCAGCCGACCTGGCCGCACCGTATGCCCAGCGGTGGGAGATCGAGACCACACTCGACGAGATCAAGACCCACCAGGGCGGAGCCCGGCTCGTGCTGCGCTCCCAGCACCCGGCCGGCGTCGAGCAGGAAATCTACGCGTTCCTGCTGGTCCACCACGCGCTGCGCAGACCTGATGCACGAAGCAGCCAGCCAGGCCGGACGTGA
- a CDS encoding IclR family transcriptional regulator codes for MTPLAADDAEAAATSPKAAAAGFSQSLERGLLILSSFSETRPVLGIADLGRAVGLNRSTTYRYVATLAKLGYVQQDPDSRKYSLGPRVVDLGFAAINSMEITRVAGPFLQALSDETGYTVSMAVLDGPDIVYVDRRRSGRASTFAMGLHLHVGSRLPAYCTSMGKVLLAHQEPAALRDLVDRTDLARRGPKTITAREQLMVALTRVRRTGFALNDEELAPGLRSLAAPVRDRSGAVVAAVNVGVHLTVWNASVESVMSRLEAPLRRATTEISTRLGHRPQA; via the coding sequence ATGACTCCCCTCGCAGCCGACGACGCCGAGGCCGCGGCGACGTCCCCGAAGGCGGCCGCCGCAGGATTCTCCCAGTCCCTGGAACGCGGACTGCTGATCCTCTCGTCGTTCAGTGAGACCCGGCCCGTGCTGGGCATTGCCGATCTGGGGCGCGCTGTCGGCCTCAACCGCAGCACCACCTACCGGTACGTGGCGACACTCGCCAAACTCGGCTACGTGCAGCAGGATCCGGACTCCCGGAAGTACTCCCTTGGGCCCCGGGTCGTCGACCTCGGGTTCGCGGCGATCAACTCCATGGAGATCACCCGCGTCGCCGGGCCGTTCCTGCAGGCCCTGTCGGACGAGACCGGCTACACCGTGAGCATGGCCGTGCTCGACGGCCCGGACATCGTGTACGTCGACCGGCGGCGCAGCGGTCGCGCGAGCACCTTCGCCATGGGCCTCCACCTGCACGTCGGCTCACGCCTTCCGGCCTACTGCACCTCGATGGGCAAGGTCCTGCTCGCGCACCAGGAGCCGGCCGCACTGCGCGACCTGGTCGATCGCACGGATCTCGCTCGACGAGGTCCGAAGACGATCACCGCGCGGGAGCAGCTCATGGTGGCGCTGACACGGGTCCGGCGTACCGGGTTCGCGCTCAACGACGAGGAACTGGCGCCCGGGCTGCGGTCGCTGGCCGCACCGGTGAGGGACCGCTCCGGCGCCGTGGTGGCCGCTGTCAATGTCGGGGTGCACCTCACGGTGTGGAACGCCTCGGTGGAATCCGTCATGTCGCGCCTCGAAGCCCCCTTGCGGCGCGCCACGACGGAGATCTCCACCCGGCTCGGTCATCGGCCGCAGGCCTGA